DNA from Ziziphus jujuba cultivar Dongzao chromosome 2, ASM3175591v1:
TTTTCCTTTTGCCATGGTGAGTAGGTATAGTAttgtagattttaatttttcaatattacagtatttcttaattattttaatattattttccaatagAACAATGGTTGCCCAAcgccatttttttcctttctctagTGACCTGTTTCaattgcatattttttttttcttttcatttctttagacaaaaaaaaaaaaaaaaagaaggtaaaactCTATACAATTATCAAACTAATTGGGAtaccttttatattttaatgtaaaagcttttttttttcttttttttttcttttttaatattatatcacTTTagttactataattattattatgaaaaatacgtgaataataatgaaaattaatcttctattttaatattgtaattacttataaaaaattatacaatgataaataaaaaatataaatttttgtccATTTTAATTAgtgtaattattttaaaatttgagatgaataataataaaaatcaattctctttttatataatcattttttaactaaaatttatagtacaatataatataatatattctgaTACAATACAGTAAAATCTTATGTACCAAATGTATTTTATCTGTCTAGTCTAATGTCAAAGttgcttttttggtttttctctttttttctttttttaaaagcaatctTTTATATGATTGTGATATGTTGGCAATGAGCCGTTATACATTTTCACCTTATATTAGGAAGGTTAATCCCAACACAACATAACTTATATTTAACTTATATCAGAACAGTAAACTATACATTTAAAACTTCTTCTGCCAATTAAGCAGCTTATAGGCAGGCTAAtttcactttttcttcttctgattTTGTGGTTTGGGTAAAGGAAGGGCGACCATGGCTCTCTGAAACCCTTTTGGATGGATGTGACCCCTGTTTCTTGTTGAATTATTTCTctgttccccccccccccccccccccccccccaaaaaaaaaaaaaaaaaaaaaaaaaaaagagagaaaaagatattGTTTAATGTGACAGTAGTGAAAAAAAGAGACCTTACTGTAGTAAGTTTGAATTCACTTGGTTGACGAAAGAATCAAAAAAGTGGAGATCGGATCGATTAATTGAATAAAGCATGTAATagttattacttttattatccATTGCTAACTTTTTAGGAGTACAAAAAAATAACTTCAAAATCTACAAGAATTtccaattattattgttatgattTGTTTGTGAGTGtgcttgataaaaataataataataaggttaATTGAAAAACACTTTGAAAACCtcacttttttcatttttttctcaaaatatttatgtttttcattGAGATTctgaatttcttaaaaataatatataaaatcttataTTTCTTAAGGCCAAAAAGCAATAAAGTAATAGATTGCAAACCCTAGTTTATAGGGTATACTAATGGGCTCTTTGTTTTATCTAAACAATCACTTAAATGGCCATGTCACTTGTTAAGCTACTTTAAGGATCTtacaattattatcaattaaggCTATTGATAAACTAAAGCATAAATCCAACGATCAGAGAGGCTTCCTTTCAAAATCGTCCTTAGATTCAATCtacttttgatttgattttagaAAGTATCACTTAAAAATcttttacaaagaaaaacaaaaagattaacTGCAATTTAGTTCTCTCTAGTTTAGAATAATTGTACTTTAGGCTTTCAAGTTTACAAGGTTGTactttaagtttttaaatttcaatttgttacattttcattctatttgactttttgactaaTACTGATAAACGATTCTATTATACTTTATCACTTTTGTTGACAAATATGGCCATTGAAATGACAGATTCTAATAAAAAAGATCACACATTAAAATTTGAttgtggatttaaaaaaaaattataacttctcattttttattctccattggattaaaccattttaGTATCATAATGATTGTTAAACCTACTGGTTAAAGGCCTTGGTACACATAACCCTACCCATACGTGCATATAAGTGTGCACGTATGTCTACTGCTTCGACTTTAATAATTAATGAGTTAGTGGTTCTGAGATTAGTTTGTTAAACTCCATGGAAAATCTTTGTACAATTTTGATGGTAAAGGTCGTCATCCTCAcgactatatataaaaaataaaaaataaattaagaaaaaggagaaacaaagcaaagaagagaaaaaaatgatCCAAAAGGACCATGCATGTAGATGGAGAAAACAAAACCACACTGCATATATGCAGCAGTAAAGTGCAGCAAATAAATCAACAGCTACAATTTCAAAAACAACACAATCGTCAGTATTGGCAGTAGTGTCCACGGTAGCTTTGGTGATAACTACTCGGCACTCGCAGCTGTAACTCTAGCTTGTCCCATATAATTTAACTTCTCATCTAATATATTGTTGAGTTGAGAAATTTTTTGTTAATGAGAAGCCTATTACGTAGGCTTGTTCAATTATATTccgaatatttattaaattaatttaattatattacgtcaatttattaaatatgatatatcACCTATATTATTCTAGAGAGTAattattcttttgaaaaaaaaaaaaaaaaaaaggagctagAGTCGGCATTGATTAATATCAGCAGTCTCATCACATCCCTGCTTTTCACTGATATATTGCTTTCAGCATTCTCGACATAACACATTTAGTATGAGATGTTCAAATCTTGAATGGACTTTCTTAATCCATCCGAGTAATAAAATCCTTATATGGATGGCACCTACAATCGAAGAAAGTGTAGGAATTTACAGGTTGTTTGAAGCTATGACAGTGTCAGAATTGATGATCCGAATTCTTATTGATCTGATTCGAAAAGTTTGCAGTGCGataatgaatttattttgaaaaaaaaatggaactctGTGATGGTAGCGGAGGTCAAGAGCTGATAGTTTTGCAGTTCTATTTGCTTACCTTTATACTaatctttataaataaaaactttacttttttttttatcatatttttttcctattaatGATTTTTCACTTAAATTGtatgtgttttgttttattttattgctattatttttgttctaattGCATAACAAATAGCTAGCTAGGAACTGCAAATTGTTATATAGCTGAACATATTTGTAAGATCGTACTTTCTGTTTGTTGCAGTCTGACTTTCTCATATTACAATTTGGCTGCTACTCACATATCCTTAtggaattaattatttacttcatctttaatataaaataagttGCCGCGTCATAAACAGCTCAGTTACCTTGATGATTTTTCATGGGCGTTTCCTCTTCCTTTTTCATTCCCTCCTATCTATTCCAACTATGACCCTTTTGAAATCTCACTGCAATTTTCATTCATACAAATCTTAACCTCAAAGAGAAAAACTAACACACTTTTTCCAAGCTAGTATTGCCgtgagtttctctctttaaaagtttttatttttcttttatctggTCCTTAGGAGAAAAAAGCTAGACTCTCTAACTCTAAAACCGATTGTAATTATGgtcaaaattttcttgttttgatTTTCCCTTTCTATCTTCGAGTAGCCATTTGCTGCTATTCACATCCAGTCATTTTCAGAATGtaagaaaaatttacaagcattaacccataaaaaatataacctTTACAAGTCAGTGAGCTTTTGTTCTCATGGAGATGCAAAACCCAAAAGAAGttgtaaatggaaaaaaagaaaaagaaaaaaaaaagtaataataagtAACTGATATGACAAGATTTTGAAATCCTTTATTGTGCTTGGTTATTCAAAAATTTGAGGTAAAAATTAGAAGATAGAAGTGACTGACAAGAAGAGAGAACAACTACGAATTCCCCTGCTGCCTATAAATTATAGAAAGAAAGCCATAAAATATGAGCATACACATCATCTGAAAATCTAGTTTCGTTGATATGTAGAAGCTTTGGACGGAAAACTAGGAATATATGGAAGAAACAACCTTGATTTATTGAGCTTCCAAGGCGGTGGAAATGGACGAGGAAGAGAATGGAAGGAATGAAAAGTGAATACAGTTATGCTTTTATCTTTATTCATTTAATCTGATTTGAGTAAAATGTTAAATTTGTAGcattaataaaaagaattccaataatttaataatgttaaaaacCCAATGTAACTCCTAGTTCCTCTTAAAAATGCATTATCCTCTTACCATTATATCAGCAACACAAAGTGGTGccattttccaattttctttcGTGCTAAAAATACCAAATATCCCTTTATTACAAGTTTTCGAACAGAAAAATCAAAACACGTTGATAGAAACAAAATAGATTTCAAATCGAAAATAGACACTCAAAAAATCAGGAAAGTCTGCTTTGATCATAAAATCTCTCTCtgtcatatatatttacatgaaaaagcagtaaatatatttacatgaaAAAGCAGTAAATGAAATGttgaaatgaagaagaagaaacaaagaaagaaataaatgaaagaatAGAAATTTTACAGGTTGTTGTTTAcataaattaaattcttttaccTATTCAATGGGCTTAGAGTTCTGTGTTAGTATGCTGGTTTAGAGCTTAACATGTCCTCTCTTATCCAGGCTGAGGTTGTACTTATTGAAATCTTAACTACTTGTTATTCTGATTATCAAGTCAAAAGTCTACCTCTTCAAAATCGAAATTTTGTTATAAACTCTTAGGGGTGAACATTTTTCTATCAATGGGAGGATTTACATTTTAACAAGTAAAAGAAACACGAGTTCACATCTAGAACtgaatttatacatataaatcaCCTACGATGACAAAGGTAATTCAAAGGCTAGTGTctctgaatttttaaaattttggaagaaaCGCTTACTAGGCTATGTATGAATAAACAACGTTTGTTGAGCTTTGAAGATGGTGGAAATGGATAAAAAAAGGAATAGAAAAGGAAACAACATTTACTGTTATAATGCATTTTGCTCTCATGCAATATACCATATATCAGCAAAAAGTTGCTCCCTTAgccaatttgtttttgtgttgaaaGTACCAAAGAACCCTTAATTAGTAGTTTTAACCAGAAAAGGATTAAAATAATTGAGGAGTAAAAATAAAACagattttaaattgaaaatggaaTACTGAACGAATCTGAAGATTATGCTTATAAAATCTCTCTGTTATATTACATGAAAAAGTAGTAACACAATTTCAGAGTTGAATCTTTGTCTATCCAAAAGTTCACAGCTAGAACTGAATTAATCGGACATGTCTAAACAATTAAGATGTGtaatttcaatttatacaaAGTATATActtcatcaaaaaataataaccaaaaaaaaaaaaaaattcacaaagtGTACAATGCGATTAATTTCTTATCAATAGCTTAGTATGTATACTTACTtcgcaaaagaataaaaatgttAGGTATGTGATacatagccaaaaaaataataataataataaattaaaaataaaaataaaaataaattaaactgaTTTTTACTGTTTACCAACAACGTTCTCTCTCTGTTATGACCTTTGTTAAATTATTCTCCTACCTATGATGTTCTTTCAACTACTTTTAACAGAAAGTTTTGAAATTCCATTCTCAGATTTTCTTCTAGGTATGTAGTTTCTAATGTACTCAAATATTGAGTTATACAAAATATGGAATTGAAGCTTTTATAGATTTCACCATTCTAGAAAAAACAAACCATATTTTGCACATATCAAACACTGGTTTAAAATGTATACAACAACTACAAACTCCTCAGCTTTAAATCATACCATCAAATTCAGGAATTATGATTTGTTTTTGATAGCTCGAAATGATTTCAGATCTAATATTATATAGTGTTAGATTGCAATTTTTAATGCCCTTTAGTTTGGAAAAATTGCACTCTGACAGAATTTGTTGCATTTAGAACCTTCGGTttcaatttgttgcatttttgatatagttttattttgtttctcactTCACCAATATTAAAGTGAATTGGTccaatttattgtatttaaagCCTCTAGTTTCATAAATTTGCATTTTCatatcatttaatttaaaattttgcattagatcattattcaacaaattgaaattgaaagacATAAATTACAACATTCTAAATTTAAGGATCTAAAACGCAACTCCCCAAATTTGTTTTTGTGAATATAgacaaaagagaaaatttcaaTCATTAAACTGCCCAAATTTGTCCATCCAATCTATTTCCTATTCCATTATCCAAAGCAAGTAGACACCAAAGAAAAGCCAACCAAGAGCGAACTAAGAAAAGCCAACCAAGAGATAACTAACAGAAAAGGAAATCTGATCAGAAATATTCTAGAACCCAAAACTCATCGTTTACTCCGTGATGTACAgtacccaacaaaaaaaaaatcccctaAATTCTATGCAAATAGAAAAACCAATAAACCTATTGACTGGTTTTACCCATCAGCAATTGCACTCGTCAAAAGTGGTTGACCCTGAACTTCCATACCCCTTTCATGGGGTCATAAGAGACATATTCAGCACCTTGTTCCTCAGCTTTCCTCTTCAGCATCTGCATGTATTTCTCAATTTTTGGTCCTTGTGTATGCTGATGCCCTGTTTTTTTATCAAAGCATTTAATATTAAGAAGTGTTACCTCAGCAGGCTTATTAAGGCCTTGCCCAACAGGAGGTTTCTTGCTATCATCCATGTAAACAATCACCTCCCTGTTGTTGAACTGAACTAGTGATTCGATATCAAGCCTTCTCACATCTGTCTCACCAAAGAATTTGATCCTACCATAACCGTGTCGTCCGATCACAAAATCCTTGACATGACAGCAGAATCCTCTGCCGCTGGTTTCCTTGGTTGCCAATTCTTGGATTCCTGGCTCTGTGTAGTAGTCAGAGCCTGGTCGCAGCTTTGGCATTAATGCATCAATATCTGCAGTACCATGCTCATACACCACAATAGCAGCATCAGCTGCAAAACTATTTCCATTCTCCTCCATTGGTGTACAAGTAGTATCTTTTATTGGGGATGCCTTGTCAAAAGTAGATTTCAACTGACAAGTGACAACTGCTCTTGGGTTATCCCTAGGACAAATGACAAGTGCTTTTGGTATGTAGTCTGTTTCTTCATCAACGATATCActaaaaaatggaaactttggACGACCATCATTCTTAGGATGATATTTGGTTGCATGCATGCACCTGGTTCGCCTTTGTGATAAGTGTAGTCGAGAagttaataatgatgatgatattcTAGCAGGAGCTGCAACAGCAGTTTTGTCTAATACAGGCATGCTAGATATTCCATATTGAACTCCACAATCATTAATTGACATTTGAGGTATTGCTGGTAGTATGCCGAATGGATGTGTTGCAACTGGAGTTGGGTCTGGCTGTATAACAGCAGATCTTTTAGTGGCAGACAATTGTTCAAAgttattctcaccaaaaattaCAGATTGGGCGGGTGAAGAAGCACTTAGTGATGGAGTGCTTGAAAACATGTTAGTACTTACTGGTGGAGTGCCCGATCCAGTAGAAGGATAGTCAGTGTCGAATATTTTTGATGGGAAAAAGGAAGAAGTTGTAGTTGGCCCAAAATAAGAGGTAGATTGTCCAATTGAAGTTGTAGAGGGATTGAAGATACTAGTTGTAGTTGGTCCAATTGATTGCACAATCAACGACGGTGGGCTTGATGAAACAAATATTGACGGTGAAACAGATGTTGATGGGGATGAACTGTATGGAAATTCTACTGAAGTTGTAAAACTACCATTTGCAAAACTACCATGTTGAGTTTTTGGAGCATATAGATTAGAGAACAGAGTTGAAGATGTTTGACCAGCTAATGATGGTGAAGAAGCCGAAAGGAAGTTTGACTGTGTAGTTGATGAAGACGACTGAGCAGCATTGAGTGGGAGGGGGCGTGGGGGGCGTGGTCCAATTGAAGTTGTAGAGGAGGGGTTGAAGATGCTAGAATTAAATCTAAATGCAGGGATTGATCCTTGAACTGGAGTAGGAGTAGGAGTAATCACTGATTGCtcaaatgatgatgatgatggagattCAGTGGAGGGAGGAAATTGTAGTGAAGTTGTAAAACTACCTGGAGGCCGCTGCGTTGGAGCATTTAAATTGGGAAACAGAGAAGGAATTGATGTTTGACCCAATGTTAATGTCGGTGAAGGAAGGATTATCCGAGTAGACGAAGTATCAACACCTTTATCTCGCGACTGATAGTTATCCCATCTCAGCTCCTCATGGCTTTTATCTTTATGGAAAGGCACGGCTGATACTGACTCTAACTTTTCTACTACTGGTACTGCTCCACCTTTATCTCCCAACTGATAGTCGTTCCATCTCAGCTCCTCATGGCTTTTATGTTTATAAACAGGCATGGCTGATACTGACACTAACATTCCTAATGCTACTGCTCCACCATTATCTGGTTCAGGTGCTGTTGGTGCATAACATGTCACTCGGCTTCCCCCACCACGTGACCCACCACCAAAACAACaaaatgttgttgttgttagtgTTGTGGACTCATGGGCTCCAAAAgctggtgaagaagaagaagatgaagattggGCTACACCAAAAACACCAGTTGATGAATTACCACCGAATATTGTGGAACTGCCTGTTTGATCCCCAAAACCATTGTTGGCTGTGGCATTGCTCAAGTGGGACCCAAATGGACTACTAGATGACTGCCCAATAAAAGGGTTATTCGTAGAACCAAACATCTTTCCTTTCCTTACACCAATTATGAGGCTGCAAACCAGTAACTAAGAGGTTGTGAATATCCCAAGCCTCGATCTTTTGAGAGAATATTGAGAGAATGAGAGAGTAGTAGAAGAAGGAAGAGGAGTCGCTTCTTTTTATACAGTCTGGGGCTGTGTCACAGCCGCGTTGCGTTTAACTTAAGCCACCCGCACCGCCATAAATACATTGTCTTCCGTTGctagtaattttaaaaaataaaattaaaaatttaaaaactttcaaACTAATATGGAAATCGCTATAccaatataaaatatccaatactattttatcttttattatgtcaaacaataatataatatttctcaaaaaattataatataaaatactcatttattatagtaaatattttgcattttaaaattctatatttcaATCTTGCAAACaactcacaaaataaataaataaataaataaatccacaagTTACTGGGTTGAGATATTATTGTAGGAGAGCCGCGTTGCGTTGAAGTTAAGCCCCGCAGCAATGAATCGTCTTCGTGATGGGGTTCCGCGGGAGTAgcttttatattaaatacttgatttgcacatatttaatttttatattaaatattttattattacaaatttGGAGCCCAAATTGAGATTGAAACCGTAGACCATGAGGTATACTAATTTCAATTGtaccaatacatatatattacttgcacaaattatatgattttgaaaaaggaaatcACGTTACccattttgtgaaaaaaaaaaaaaatgcaaaacataAGAGggctaaaagaaaaatcaatatttattagaaaaatatagTTTCAAGT
Protein-coding regions in this window:
- the LOC107434790 gene encoding nuclear pore complex protein NUP98A; translation: MFGSTNNPFIGQSSSSPFGSHLSNATANNGFGDQTGSSTIFGGNSSTGVFGVAQSSSSSSSPAFGAHESTTLTTTTFCCFGGGSRGGGSRVTCYAPTAPEPDNGGAVALGMLVSVSAMPVYKHKSHEELRWNDYQLGDKGGAVPVVEKLESVSAVPFHKDKSHEELRWDNYQSRDKGVDTSSTRIILPSPTLTLGQTSIPSLFPNLNAPTQRPPGSFTTSLQFPPSTESPSSSSFEQSVITPTPTPVQGSIPAFRFNSSIFNPSSTTSIGPRPPRPLPLNAAQSSSSTTQSNFLSASSPSLAGQTSSTLFSNLYAPKTQHGSFANGSFTTSVEFPYSSSPSTSVSPSIFVSSSPPSLIVQSIGPTTTSIFNPSTTSIGQSTSYFGPTTTSSFFPSKIFDTDYPSTGSGTPPVSTNMFSSTPSLSASSPAQSVIFGENNFEQLSATKRSAVIQPDPTPVATHPFGILPAIPQMSINDCGVQYGISSMPVLDKTAVAAPARISSSLLTSRLHLSQRRTRCMHATKYHPKNDGRPKFPFFSDIVDEETDYIPKALVICPRDNPRAVVTCQLKSTFDKASPIKDTTCTPMEENGNSFAADAAIVVYEHGTADIDALMPKLRPGSDYYTEPGIQELATKETSGRGFCCHVKDFVIGRHGYGRIKFFGETDVRRLDIESLVQFNNREVIVYMDDSKKPPVGQGLNKPAEVTLLNIKCFDKKTGHQHTQGPKIEKYMQMLKRKAEEQGAEYVSYDPMKGVWKFRVNHF